The following are encoded in a window of Thermococcus sp. CX2 genomic DNA:
- a CDS encoding 7-cyano-7-deazaguanine synthase encodes MLKCSLCIHDERTAKIDILDGKPICRECQVYLRHPFNREAIRQELEDLMKKVDKAILAFSGGKDSTVALYLAKEVYKVPELEAVMIDHGLMAEEAIENAKRIAEHLNVPLRILRYDYSDIFREALLKAESPCRRCSKRTMEKLRKYALKKGYRYIITGHELPFGHHPYRLMSGGIVQIRLLSLMPESERLEILKKLPFKLPELAGYTTNCLVLGPALERYWEKHGHSFEHRRIAALVRYGLMDRKKAERETSKPEVPGEIKRIVYSRLGLDLE; translated from the coding sequence ATGCTCAAGTGCTCACTCTGCATCCACGACGAGAGAACAGCGAAGATAGATATCCTCGACGGAAAGCCGATATGCAGGGAGTGTCAGGTCTACCTGAGGCACCCCTTCAACAGGGAGGCCATAAGGCAAGAGCTCGAGGATCTAATGAAAAAGGTCGATAAAGCTATTCTCGCCTTTTCCGGCGGTAAAGACAGCACAGTGGCTCTTTATCTTGCTAAAGAAGTCTACAAAGTTCCAGAACTTGAGGCTGTCATGATAGACCACGGCCTTATGGCGGAGGAGGCAATAGAGAACGCTAAAAGGATAGCCGAGCACCTCAACGTCCCCCTCAGAATTCTGCGCTACGACTATTCCGACATCTTCAGGGAGGCTCTGTTAAAGGCGGAGTCACCGTGCAGGCGCTGCTCCAAGAGAACTATGGAGAAGCTCAGAAAATACGCCCTCAAAAAGGGCTACCGCTACATAATCACCGGGCATGAGCTTCCCTTTGGACATCATCCCTACAGGCTCATGAGCGGAGGAATTGTCCAGATAAGGCTTTTAAGCCTGATGCCAGAGAGCGAGAGGCTTGAGATACTCAAAAAGCTCCCATTCAAGCTCCCCGAGCTTGCAGGCTATACCACCAACTGCCTCGTCTTAGGGCCAGCGCTGGAGCGCTACTGGGAGAAGCACGGCCACAGCTTTGAGCACAGGAGGATAGCCGCGCTGGTACGCTACGGTCTTATGGACAGGAAAAAGGCGGAGAGGGAGACATCAAAGCCAGAAGTTCCAGGAGAAATCAAAAGGATAGTTTACTCACGCTTAGGGCTGGATCTCGAGTGA
- a CDS encoding V-type ATP synthase subunit D has translation MAELLNVKPTRMELLNLKRRIKLAKKGHKLLKDKQDALIMEFFTIYDEALSLRQELSQKMEEAFKALQMAEIDVGMLRLKEISLSVEPNKEVEIRKRNVMGVPVPLIEAEGFRRSAKDRGYAFVSSSPRVDLAAEKFEEVLDLAVRLAEVEETLKRLAREIEVTKRRVNALEYIIIPRMEATVKFIKQRLDEMERENFFRLKRVKALIEARAQAEGAEGS, from the coding sequence ATGGCAGAGCTGCTCAACGTCAAGCCCACCCGTATGGAGCTCCTCAACCTCAAGAGGCGCATTAAGTTAGCCAAGAAGGGCCACAAGCTCCTCAAGGACAAGCAGGATGCACTAATCATGGAGTTCTTCACTATCTACGACGAGGCCCTAAGCTTAAGGCAGGAGCTTAGCCAGAAGATGGAGGAGGCATTTAAGGCCCTTCAGATGGCAGAGATTGACGTCGGAATGCTCCGCCTCAAGGAGATAAGCCTCAGCGTCGAGCCCAACAAAGAGGTGGAGATAAGGAAGAGGAACGTCATGGGCGTTCCGGTTCCGCTCATAGAGGCCGAGGGCTTTAGGAGGAGCGCCAAAGATAGGGGCTACGCCTTCGTTTCCAGCTCGCCGAGGGTCGACTTGGCCGCGGAGAAGTTCGAGGAGGTTCTAGACTTAGCGGTGAGGCTTGCCGAGGTGGAGGAGACCCTTAAGAGGCTCGCCAGGGAGATAGAGGTCACCAAGAGGCGCGTCAACGCGTTGGAATACATCATCATCCCGAGAATGGAGGCAACGGTGAAGTTCATCAAGCAGCGCCTCGACGAGATGGAGCGTGAGAACTTCTTCAGGCTCAAGCGCGTTAAGGCCCTCATTGAGGCGAGGGCGCAGGCCGAGGGTGCCGAGGGCTCGTAG
- a CDS encoding dihydroorotate dehydrogenase electron transfer subunit: MLERVELREVWDVARDVKAFRFEKKFDFKAGQFVMAWLPGVGEKPFSLADEDLIVVKRVGPFTDRLFELQPGDYLWLRGPYGNGFEPKGRKIALIGGGIGIPPLYAFAKQNAGRFEKVTLIYGARTKEELALMDIENYVDELIITTDNGSAGRRGFPTDVLAERKEEFDQVYTCGPEPMLKAVLRVMDYRNVQVSAERYMKCGIGVCGSCNLGPYLVCRDGPVFDGSKLMGLL, from the coding sequence ATGCTGGAAAGGGTTGAGCTGAGAGAGGTTTGGGACGTCGCCAGGGACGTTAAGGCCTTCAGGTTCGAGAAAAAATTTGACTTCAAAGCTGGCCAGTTCGTGATGGCCTGGCTTCCGGGAGTCGGTGAGAAGCCCTTCAGCCTGGCCGATGAAGACCTCATAGTAGTCAAGCGCGTTGGACCGTTCACGGACAGGCTCTTTGAACTCCAACCCGGGGACTATCTCTGGCTCCGCGGACCCTACGGGAATGGGTTCGAGCCGAAGGGGAGAAAGATAGCCCTTATTGGAGGTGGAATAGGGATTCCACCGCTCTATGCCTTCGCCAAGCAGAACGCCGGAAGGTTCGAGAAGGTCACCCTTATCTACGGAGCCAGAACAAAGGAAGAGCTCGCACTTATGGATATCGAGAACTACGTGGACGAGCTGATAATAACCACCGACAATGGCTCGGCCGGTAGGAGAGGCTTTCCCACCGATGTTCTGGCCGAAAGGAAGGAGGAGTTTGACCAGGTCTATACCTGCGGCCCAGAACCCATGCTAAAAGCAGTGTTGCGTGTCATGGACTACAGAAACGTCCAGGTTTCCGCGGAGAGATACATGAAGTGCGGCATCGGGGTGTGCGGCAGTTGCAACCTTGGCCCATATCTAGTGTGCAGGGACGGTCCGGTCTTTGATGGTTCCAAGCTCATGGGACTTCTTTGA
- a CDS encoding ATP synthase subunit A encodes MGRIVRVTGPLVVADGMKGSKMYEVVRVGEMGLIGEIIRLEGDKAVIQVYEETAGVRPGEPVTGTGASLSVELGPGLLTAMYDGIQRPLEVLRELSGDFIARGLTAPALPRDKKWHFTPRVKVGDKVVGGDILGVVPETSIIEHRILVPPWVEGEIVEIAEEGDYTVEEVIAKVKKPNGEIEELKMYHRWPVRVKRPYKRKLPPEVPLITGQRTIDTFFSQAKGGTAAIPGPFGSGKTVTQHQLAKWSDAQVVVYIGCGERGNEMTDVLEEFPKLKDPKTGKPLMERTVLIANTSNMPVAAREASIYTGITIAEYFRDMGYDVALMADSTSRWAEALREISGRLEEMPGEEGYPAYLASRIAEFYERAGRVITLGSDERIGSVSVIGAVSPPGGDFSEPVVQNTLRVVKVFWALDADLARRRHFPAINWLRSYSLYIDSIQGWWHENVDPEWRKMRDKAMELLQKEAELQEIVRIVGPDALPDREKAVLIVTRMLREDYLQQDAFDEVDTYCPPKKQVTMMRVILNFYEKTMEAVDRGVPVDEIAKLPVREKIGRMKFEPEIEKVAALIDETNQQFEELFKKYGA; translated from the coding sequence ATGGGAAGGATAGTTAGGGTTACCGGTCCACTTGTCGTCGCCGACGGAATGAAGGGCTCAAAGATGTACGAGGTCGTCAGGGTAGGCGAAATGGGACTCATCGGAGAAATCATCCGCCTCGAGGGCGACAAGGCCGTCATACAGGTCTACGAGGAAACGGCCGGTGTAAGGCCGGGCGAGCCGGTCACGGGAACCGGTGCATCGCTCAGCGTCGAGCTCGGTCCGGGTCTGCTCACCGCGATGTACGACGGTATTCAGAGGCCGCTTGAGGTTCTCAGGGAGCTCAGCGGCGACTTCATAGCGAGAGGTCTCACCGCTCCTGCCCTGCCGAGGGACAAGAAGTGGCACTTCACTCCAAGGGTCAAGGTCGGCGACAAGGTCGTCGGTGGCGATATCCTCGGTGTTGTTCCAGAGACCAGCATCATCGAGCACAGGATTCTCGTTCCTCCGTGGGTCGAGGGCGAGATAGTGGAGATTGCAGAGGAGGGCGACTACACGGTTGAAGAGGTCATAGCCAAGGTCAAGAAGCCAAACGGCGAGATAGAGGAGCTCAAGATGTACCACCGCTGGCCGGTTCGTGTCAAGAGGCCCTACAAGAGGAAGCTCCCGCCCGAGGTTCCGCTCATCACTGGACAGAGGACGATAGATACCTTCTTCTCCCAGGCCAAGGGTGGAACCGCAGCCATTCCTGGACCGTTCGGTTCAGGAAAGACCGTTACCCAGCACCAGCTCGCCAAGTGGAGTGACGCCCAGGTCGTCGTTTACATAGGTTGCGGTGAGCGCGGAAACGAGATGACCGATGTTCTCGAGGAGTTCCCCAAGCTCAAGGACCCGAAGACCGGAAAGCCGCTCATGGAGAGAACCGTCCTCATAGCCAACACCTCGAACATGCCCGTCGCTGCGCGTGAGGCCTCCATCTACACCGGAATCACCATAGCCGAGTACTTCAGAGACATGGGCTACGACGTCGCTCTGATGGCCGACTCGACGAGCAGGTGGGCTGAGGCGCTCCGTGAGATTTCCGGAAGGCTTGAGGAGATGCCCGGTGAGGAAGGCTACCCGGCCTACCTCGCGAGCAGGATAGCTGAATTCTACGAGCGTGCCGGTCGTGTGATTACCCTCGGAAGCGACGAGAGGATTGGAAGCGTTTCCGTCATCGGTGCAGTCTCACCGCCGGGTGGAGACTTCAGCGAGCCCGTCGTTCAGAACACCCTCCGTGTCGTCAAGGTCTTCTGGGCCCTCGATGCTGACCTGGCTAGGAGGAGGCACTTCCCGGCTATAAACTGGCTCAGGAGCTACTCCCTTTACATAGACTCCATCCAGGGATGGTGGCACGAGAACGTTGACCCAGAGTGGAGGAAGATGCGCGATAAGGCCATGGAGCTCCTCCAGAAGGAGGCCGAGCTCCAGGAGATAGTCAGAATCGTCGGTCCAGACGCTTTGCCCGACAGGGAGAAGGCCGTCCTCATAGTCACCAGAATGCTCCGTGAGGACTACCTCCAGCAGGATGCCTTCGACGAGGTCGACACCTACTGTCCGCCCAAGAAGCAGGTCACCATGATGAGGGTTATCCTCAACTTCTACGAGAAGACCATGGAGGCCGTTGACAGGGGCGTTCCAGTTGACGAGATAGCCAAGCTCCCCGTCAGGGAGAAGATCGGCCGTATGAAGTTCGAGCCCGAGATAGAGAAGGTCGCTGCGCTCATAGATGAAACCAACCAGCAGTTTGAGGAGCTCTTTAAGAAGTACGGAGCGTGA
- a CDS encoding ATP synthase subunit B: MPGMEYSTVSKIYGPLMIVQGIKGVAYGEVVEIETESGEKRKGQVLEARQDMAIVQVFEGTRDLDIKTTRVRFTGETLKVPVSMDMLGRIFNGIGKPIDGGPEIIPEDRRDVHGAPLNPVARAYPRDFIQTGVSAIDGMNTLVRGQKLPIFSGSGLPHNMLAAQIARQAKVLGEEEQFAVVFAAMGITYEEANFFKKSFEETGAIERAVLFLNLADDPAIERIITPRMALTVAEYLAFEYDMQVLVILTDMTNYAEALREISAAREEVPGRRGYPGYMYTDLATIYERAGRVRGRKGSITQMPILTMPDDDITHPIPDLTGYITEGQIVLSRELHRKGIYPPIDVLPSLSRLMKDGIGKGRTREDHPQLSQQLYAAYAEGRSLRDLVAVVGEEALSETDRKYLKFADRFEREFVAQRYDEDRSIEETLDLGWELLAELPESELKRVRKEYILKYHPKYRKREA, translated from the coding sequence ATGCCTGGAATGGAGTACTCCACCGTTAGCAAGATTTACGGCCCGCTGATGATAGTCCAGGGCATCAAGGGAGTCGCCTACGGTGAGGTCGTTGAGATAGAGACGGAAAGCGGCGAGAAGAGGAAGGGTCAGGTCCTTGAGGCAAGGCAGGACATGGCCATCGTCCAGGTCTTCGAGGGAACCCGTGACTTGGACATTAAAACCACCCGCGTCCGCTTCACTGGCGAAACGCTCAAGGTTCCCGTTTCCATGGACATGCTCGGCAGGATATTCAACGGTATCGGTAAGCCCATAGATGGAGGCCCAGAAATCATCCCCGAGGACAGGCGCGACGTCCACGGCGCTCCCCTTAACCCGGTCGCTAGAGCTTACCCGAGGGACTTCATCCAGACCGGTGTTTCGGCCATTGATGGAATGAACACCCTCGTTAGGGGTCAGAAGCTCCCAATCTTCAGCGGTAGCGGTCTGCCCCACAACATGCTGGCTGCGCAGATAGCCAGGCAGGCGAAGGTCCTCGGTGAGGAGGAGCAGTTCGCCGTCGTCTTTGCCGCCATGGGTATCACCTACGAAGAAGCCAACTTCTTCAAGAAGAGCTTTGAAGAGACTGGAGCCATTGAGAGGGCCGTCCTCTTCCTCAACCTTGCCGACGACCCGGCAATCGAGAGAATCATCACCCCGCGTATGGCTCTGACAGTAGCTGAATATCTCGCCTTCGAGTACGACATGCAGGTCCTCGTCATCCTCACGGACATGACCAACTACGCCGAGGCCCTGCGTGAGATCAGCGCCGCCCGTGAGGAGGTCCCAGGAAGGCGTGGCTACCCAGGTTACATGTACACCGACCTTGCTACCATCTACGAGCGTGCTGGAAGGGTCAGGGGCAGGAAGGGAAGCATAACCCAGATGCCCATCCTCACCATGCCCGACGACGACATCACCCACCCGATTCCAGACCTCACTGGATACATCACCGAGGGCCAGATAGTCCTCAGCAGGGAGCTGCACAGGAAGGGTATCTACCCGCCCATCGACGTTCTCCCGAGCCTTAGCCGTCTGATGAAGGACGGTATCGGTAAGGGAAGAACCAGAGAGGACCACCCGCAGCTCAGCCAGCAGCTCTACGCCGCCTACGCTGAGGGTAGGTCCCTTAGGGACCTCGTCGCAGTCGTCGGTGAGGAGGCACTCAGCGAGACCGACAGGAAGTACCTCAAGTTCGCGGACAGGTTCGAGAGGGAGTTCGTCGCCCAGCGCTACGATGAGGACAGGAGCATCGAGGAGACCCTTGACCTCGGCTGGGAGCTCCTCGCTGAGCTTCCGGAGAGCGAGCTCAAGCGTGTCAGGAAGGAGTACATCCTCAAGTACCACCCCAAGTACAGGAAGAGGGAGGCTTGA
- a CDS encoding DHHA1 domain-containing protein: MTVKLFYENPYLWEAGATVQKVETKEDKIRILLDRTIFYPEGGGQPSDRGWIFGEGFEIEVTHVSGKDEIWHEGKLKGRLPEVGEPVRLLLDADWRYENMRQHTGQHILSAVFKDLYDANTTGFQIFEGYNKIEIDYPGELTWDIILEVEKRANAVVQADLPIEVEIYDELPEELKAQLRKELSEKVKPPIRIVKIPGVDVIPCGGTHVKSTREVGIIKVVNFYRKSKKLWRIEFACGNRALSYLNELLADYWESLDEMPNKNRPLSERVRELKEELKSMDESKDALRRELWEWKAKTLLSRAEEVGNVKVVSHVESADMKDAQAFVVYLVDKNPEMVALVAGKNYVIFAKNRDVEGISMNELLKDVLREVGGGGGGSEVLARGGGFKASPEKVLELAREKIRRHLS, from the coding sequence ATGACGGTAAAGCTGTTCTACGAAAACCCCTATCTCTGGGAGGCTGGAGCTACCGTTCAGAAGGTCGAGACGAAGGAGGATAAAATTAGAATCCTCCTTGATAGGACGATTTTCTATCCAGAGGGCGGCGGCCAGCCGTCCGATAGGGGCTGGATATTCGGCGAGGGCTTTGAGATAGAGGTGACCCACGTTTCCGGCAAGGACGAGATATGGCACGAGGGCAAGCTCAAGGGCAGACTCCCGGAAGTTGGGGAACCCGTCAGGCTTCTCCTCGATGCGGATTGGAGATACGAGAACATGCGCCAGCACACGGGACAGCACATACTCTCGGCGGTCTTTAAAGATCTCTACGACGCTAATACGACGGGCTTCCAGATATTTGAGGGGTACAACAAGATAGAGATAGACTATCCGGGAGAACTGACGTGGGATATAATCCTCGAGGTCGAGAAGAGGGCCAACGCGGTTGTGCAGGCTGATCTTCCCATTGAGGTTGAGATTTACGACGAACTGCCCGAGGAGCTCAAGGCTCAGCTCAGAAAGGAGCTCTCCGAGAAGGTCAAACCGCCGATAAGGATAGTTAAAATCCCCGGTGTTGACGTGATTCCCTGCGGCGGCACGCACGTCAAAAGCACCCGGGAGGTAGGGATAATCAAGGTGGTGAACTTCTACAGGAAGAGCAAAAAGCTCTGGCGCATTGAGTTTGCCTGCGGCAATAGGGCTCTTAGCTATCTGAACGAACTCCTCGCGGATTACTGGGAAAGCCTGGATGAGATGCCCAACAAGAACCGTCCACTCTCGGAGAGGGTGAGGGAGCTCAAAGAGGAACTCAAGAGCATGGATGAGTCAAAGGACGCCCTCCGCAGGGAACTCTGGGAGTGGAAGGCCAAAACTCTGCTCAGTAGAGCCGAGGAGGTCGGGAATGTAAAGGTAGTCTCGCACGTTGAGAGCGCTGACATGAAAGATGCCCAAGCCTTTGTAGTTTACCTCGTCGATAAGAACCCCGAGATGGTTGCCCTTGTGGCCGGAAAGAACTACGTCATCTTCGCCAAGAACAGGGACGTCGAAGGAATTTCGATGAACGAACTCCTGAAGGATGTTCTCAGAGAAGTCGGTGGTGGCGGCGGTGGAAGCGAGGTGCTGGCAAGGGGTGGGGGTTTCAAGGCCTCCCCAGAGAAGGTTCTGGAGCTCGCCAGGGAAAAGATTCGTCGTCATCTGTCTTAG